The Tolypothrix sp. PCC 7712 region TACACAGGCACAATCTCAAATAGCATATCAAATTAATGTTCCCCATATTACTGGTTCTGGTGTTCGTAATAATGCTCACTTTATCCAAGTTGCAGTAGTTGGGATGTCGCTGCAAGATTTAATGATATCTCTGCCAGACCAAATGGAACGTTTTAATAGTGTAGAAATTACAGACCAATCAGGTAAACAAATTGCTGCCAAAACAGAGATTAGTAAAGAACGTATAGCAATCACCTTTGAGCAACCTGTAACTTCTGGTGGTGTGGTAGAAGTAAATCTCACAGGTATACGAACCAGGAGTTCAGGCGTAAGAACACTGCTTTATGGTGTAACTGGCCAAAGAGTTGGCTTAAAAGGAGACATTCCAATTGGAACAGCCAGAATTGATCTCCTCGATCAAAGCTAAATTAGATACTCTCTTTGCATGGTTGTGAGTGTCTGGAACTGCAAAACAAAATAGGTTAAAAAGTAGAGATTACCGAGACAATTTTGGATTTTAGATTTTGGATTTTGGATTAAATCTAATCTAGAATCCAAAAAACGGTTTCAAGCCTCTGGGTTTACGGAGAAGAAAACAAAAAAAAATCAGTATTTAAGCCTCTTCTTTACAAGGAGAGGTTAATCATCAATATTGAAGACTACTTTAAAAAAAGAATGCGAGACATAAGTTAAAGAGACAACATTTTTGTGCCTTCCCAATAATTTTTATCTCGCAAGCATTCTGGGAATTAGTATAAGTTGAAAAATTAAGGCGGGATTATTCTCTTTCTTAAAGTGAAACAGAATAATTGCTAGCAGATGAGTGCTTTGCAAGCAGATAGCGCACTTCTTCATCGGTAGTTTGCAAAAAGTTTTCGTACCATAGACCAACTGCACACATTTGCTCTGGCATTTTCAAACAAACTACTTCATCGACTATCCTCTGCAATTGTTCACAAGTTTCAGGTGGTGCAACTGGAACTGCTACAATCATGCGCTTTGGTTGTTGGCGTTGCAATATAGTAATAGCAGCACGCATGGTTGAGCCAGTAGCAATACCATCATCCACAACAA contains the following coding sequences:
- a CDS encoding DUF2808 domain-containing protein translates to MMKKLIGSTLSALILTTSAAAIATPVKYEQLNTQAQSQIAYQINVPHITGSGVRNNAHFIQVAVVGMSLQDLMISLPDQMERFNSVEITDQSGKQIAAKTEISKERIAITFEQPVTSGGVVEVNLTGIRTRSSGVRTLLYGVTGQRVGLKGDIPIGTARIDLLDQS